TGATCGCACTTGTCCATATCCCATTGAACTTTCATAGGGCTTGCCCATCCCAAAAAGCTGTAGGTCGTACCAATCGGGCAGACATATTTACACCATGCTCTTCGTGAATAGAAAATCTCTATAAGTAAAATCACAAGTACCCAAACAATTGCCAAACTCCACCCATATACAATGAAACGGCTGAGTATTCCTACAGGATTGATCACTTCAAAGACCATATATCCATCAATGGCTGCAGCCGCTAGAAAAATTGCCCAAAAGATATAGCGCACTCTTGGATTGAATTTACGCTCTTTAATGATATGTTTGCTCACAAGCTTTTGATGGAAATACTCTCCGATTTCACTTAAAAGCCCATAAGGACACACCCATCCGCAAAAGGCTTTTCCCCCGACAAAAAAATAAAAAGCCACAATCGTCGAAACCCCTATGATAATGTTGGTATGCACATGGTGTTCCGCTGCCAAAATTTCCAATGCGGAAAAAGGATCAATCAAATGAAATCCCAAAAGTCTTGAGCCTGTCAACGTACCTTCTAGAAACTGTATATCAATATGATAAGAAAGGAAAAATGCTAAATTTATTATGATAACACTCAGCCAGCGCCAAAAGCGCCAGGTAGGACGAATCTTTCCTTCTCTTGTTTTATAATAGAGTGTCGACCATAAGGGAGCACCTATGATTTCTCGTACACTCCAGTTGTATCTATCCACGACTCCCCCCTATTTGGATTGATTCATTTTCTGTGCAAAAGAGGCGATCTCTGTTGCCAACTCTTCTAGTTTCGCATCATCCAGTTTTTGCAAAAGTCCATACATCACATAATTTTTTCGTTTACCTGTTTTAAAATCATGCAACGCTTGAAGGATATACTCCTTGCTTTTTCCGATGAGTTTCGGACCTACAGCACCTTCACCATTGATACCATGACAAGAAGCGCAATTTCTACGATACAGTGGACTCACTTCAAAAGCGCTCAAGCGTCCCGCTTTTTCTTTCAGTACTTTTAACTTAGCCTCTTCCTGATTCTCCTCTTTTTTCTTAACCTGCTGCTGTTTTGAAGCTGCCTGTATCTTTTTATTCATAGGAACTTCGAGCTTGCTTTTTTCGATAATCTCATGAATCATCTGAAGTCTATGGACTTCTCGATCCAGATTTGCCATATACAAAATGGCTGCCACCGTAAGTGCTCCTGCTATTGCTGCAATAATGTGTCGTATCATTTTCTATCCTTTTGTCCATGTTGCTCGAGTAGTTTTTTGACTTTTTTGTTGAATGCTGCAATCTCTTCAGACAAAGCTTTGAGTTTTTCATCGCTCAATCTATGCACAAGCTGCTCCATTAAAACGTTTTTGCGTTTTCCTGTTTTAAATTTTTGCAGCTGTTCATAGATATAGGATCCATCTTTGTCGAGCAAAGATGGCCCTATGATTCCATTGGCATAGTCATCGTGACAAGCAGAACAGTAGATCAGAAAATCTTTGCTCAATTTATTTGCCCATAAAGAGATTTGTACTTTTTGATAGTTGTTGAGAATATGTCTATAGGCTCCAAGCTCTGTATACTTTCCTTCGTCTTCAACCTGATTTTGTGCTTGTTGCGCCTTATTGTAAGAGTAATAGAACTCCCCATTGTCACCGCTTTTTTTATTGACTGCTTTTTGTTCCTGTACTGCACCTTCTGTAATTGTAATCTTTGCTGGAGCATTCACTTCAGCCTCTTTTTTCTCTTTTTTTTCACCACATCCAGCGATAGCTAAAATAACAAGCACTGCTATCATCAACTTTACTATTTTCATACTCATGCCTTTTTCCCATAAACCTCTTCATAGGTTTTTCTTGGAATGATTTTTAATACATCGGTAGGACATAGCTCTACACAAGCACCACATCCCACACATTTTTCTCGGATTTCTGGAATATATCCGGCTCCTTTTCGTACCATTCCTATAGCCAAAGAAGGTTCAGGATATGGGCACAAATCTGCACATATCGTACACTGCTTGCCTACATACTTTTCTACTTTTTTCAAAAGTTCTGTCTGCAAAACTCTCTTTTCACTTGGTGATGGCAGATCATATACCTTCTTTTCCCGTCTTTCAGCAGGGGTCAAAACTTTCGTATGTTCATAGATAAGATCTTTTTCACTTTCGGGAACTGGCTTATTATAAAGCGCCAAACATGCACTCTCGTTTGCTATGATAGCCACTCCCATGTGTATTTTTCGTACATCGTCTGCTTTGCTGTGATCAAGCGCCCCGCTTGGACAGGCTAAAATACAAGGAAGTGCTTTACAAAGATAACAGCCCCTTTTATCTGGATCGATATAGGCTGTTCCAACTCCTGCTTTTCCATTTACATCTTCCAACATAATCGAATCATACGGACATACTTGTAGGCACTGCCCACACTTTATGCAAAGGGCCAAAAACTGATGTTCCGGCATTGCACCCGGCGGGCGAAGAGGAGACTCTTCTCGCTGTAAAAGCTCTTTTCCTCCCCACACCGTTCCAGCAGCAGCCAGGCCAAGTACACCAAGGCCTACCATCTGCTTCACAAAATCTCTTCTTTTTTTATCGTTCATGATACCCCCTCTTCATGCATCAGCGGCTTAGGATCGGTAAGTAGTTGAATAGGCTCCGAAAATGGTGCCAGCTTATACAAAAAATTTAAAATGCTAATCACCGGTGATCCATAAAAGAATCTGATATTTGGATTGAGAAGCCACAACTTATCCGCATAATAATAAAGCGTATAAGGCACATCGCCAATCCCATCGCCGTCTTGATCAAAACCTTGATAATCGTCCCAATAGTTTTCATACCATTTGTTCATAACTGCATGGATTCGTCCCTGGCCCGAATCGTCATAAACATTTTCCATATTTCCCTTAAATACGTTTTTCGTAATAAGATTATCTGTACTAAGGGAGTGAAAATGAATCCCTATAGAGTTATATAAGATTTCATTACCAACAATTTTGTTGATTTGTCCCGGTTCAAATGGACTCCGGTCGATATACAAACCCTTGGCACAATACAAAATGGTATTGTTTTGCAAGGTAAAATTGGATGCGTCTTTTAGGCCTATTCCGATACCAGTTGTTCCAAGGGAACTCATGATAATATTATTTTTTGCAATAGTGTCTTTTGAATACATAAAAAATATCCCGACACTGTTGTGTTTGAAAATATTGTTTTCTACAAAATTTCTCCCGGCATACATAAAATGAAGACTATATCTGCCATATTCGCCTTTGTTATGGACGATTTTATTGCCATGGCTATACCACACCACAAAATCTCTCGATTTATACAGATGGTTCTCTTTTAAAACATTATCGTTGCTGTACCAAAGGCGGATACCATCACCTCGAATCCCCAAGGGAAACGGTTTTGAAGTGATATAGTTGTGTATGATTTCGGAATTTTTTACATTTTGTAAATCTATACCAAACAGACAATTAACAATTTTACAGTGATCTATTTGCACAAAAGAAGCATCTTTTACAGAAATTCCCGCATCTATCTTTTCATGCTCATTACCGCTATTGCGAATAGTAAGTTTTTTTAAGATAACATTTGAACTTCTGATGGAAACAACGGTTCCTTCGCCTCCTCCATCGATAACCGTATCATGTCCAACAAGCATCAACGGTTTATCAATAACAATCGGCCCTTTGTACACTCCTTTTGGTAAATCAAGTCTGGAACCAGGTTTTGCTTTATTAATAGCATCTTGCAAGATTCCAGCCTGCAACATCAAACCAAAAAGAGTCAAAAGGGCCATCTTTTTCATGAAGCATTTCTCTCTTTGAGATATCTGTTTTTTGAAATGATGGCTAGAAGCGTAAAGAAACTAATCGCTAATAGCAGCCAAAAACCGATGGTAGGATAGGAGTGGGTAGTAAACTGTGCAACCTTCCCATCTCCAAATACCGTTGGCATAAATGGTTTAATTTTAAATGCTCCCCAGTCATGCATATGATGGCCAAACCAGTAGAGCCAGTATGCGTAAAATCCCAAGAAAATAAGTGGCAGCGCTACAGCAATCCACATGATATAGTTCAACCACTTCCAATCATAGAGGATAAACAGCACATATGCAAATGCCAAAAGAACGAGGACATACGGAGCCATCATTCTAAGATATGGAGCTCCCCGCTCCATCGGATCCATACCGATAAAGTGATTAATCGTATTCATCTCATGCACATCACCACTAAATCCATCAAAATGGTAGTATACAGGAATACCTTCTGGAAAGGCATCTTTTGGATAGTTTGGAGCTTCTAAGGATACATACCAAATAGGTGCACTTGCAACGCCTATCTCGGCATTGTACTCTATCATCTTTTTCAAAATAGGATTTTTATTTTTATCCAACGCTTCGGGAGGTGTGTTTGGACTCACATAGCGCCCTTTCATATAATAATCCCACACTTTATAAGCGATCTCTGGGATTTTATCTGCTTTCCCCTGTTTGGCAAGATAGTTAACATCATGTGTCAAAACTGCCGGTATAACGAACCAATAAAGCAGCACAGCCAACGCAATCAGGGCGTAGATCTGATATTTTTTCATCGTTTCATCCTTCATCAGAAATTATTCTTATCATAACACTATTTTGCATAAAAGCACATGATTTACATCAAAAATTAGTCTGGATTATTTTTATTATTATATATAGTTATATTTAACAAGGAATGCAAACTTTGTAACAATAAAAATAATCCAAACTATAGTTGAAGCCCAGAAGGGCTTCGAAAATTAGAAGAGGTTTGCGTTTTGATCGATCCACTTGAGATATTCGATGATATCTTTGATTTGTTGATCACTCATATGCTGATTCGGCATTCGGAGGTTGAAGTAGTCAATCAATGTTTTTACATATGGATCGTTATAGAATTTAGATGGGTTTTTGATAAATTCAGCTACCCATTTTTCACCATTTTCATGTCGTTGGAGCACCCCTACAAGGTCTGGTCCAGAACTTACTTTACCGATGACGTGACATCCGTTACAACCACCTTCAGCAAACGCAACTTCTCCTCGTTTTGCAGCTTCGCTCATAGGAGTTGCAAGTTTTTTAACAAGGAGGTCTTTAGCTCTGATACCAACATCAGCAGTTTTAACCAAATATTGCCATGCTTGGTATTGGAAGTTGATTGCAGTTTCTATATCACCTTTTTTGAGTGCTTCTTCAGCTTTTTTCTCTTCAGCAGGAACTTTGCTGAATTGATCCATCGCATCTTCAACAAGCTGTTTGACTACAGGGAATTTTTCATAGTGATTTTCTTTTAGGAATTTCACAACACTTTGAATAACTTTTTTCGTTGCTTCGTTGAGAGCAACTGTTTTTTTGTACTCTTTCATGAGCTCTTCTTTGCTCATTTTTTTGAGTTTGATTTTACGTACAGATTTATAAACTTTATTTGGATCTTTTACAAGCAAGTAACCCATCATCTCTAGGTGAAGTGCAGAACAGAACTCTGTACAGTAGTATGGGAATACCCCTTCTTGATCCGCTTTAAATGTTACAGCCACAGTTTTACCTGGTTCAAGTGATGCGTGTACATTGTACCAGTCTACTGTAAAGCCGTGTGTTTCGTCCTCCGCTCGCTCTAGGTTTGTGAGATAGAATGTGACGATATCGCCCTTATTGACAGTCACGTGCTCAGGATTGATATGGCTTCGCACCAATGTTCCATAGACATAAACATGGTTCCCTTTTCGAACAATTTTTTCTTGTCCGGCAAGCGTTTTTCCTCTATGAACTTTTCCGGTAAACGGATTTGTTCCCATCGGATAGCGTACTTCTGGATGAAGCTTGCTTGCTCGAATCGCTACTGCTTGGTGTGGTTCACCAAGTGGGACTGGCATATCATAAAGCAGTTTCATTTTCTTACCGCTAACATCAATGAGCTGGTGGTTTTGTGGGTGAAGTGGTCCAATTGGGTTGAATCTATCGATTGCAAGTTTGTTAAGTGCGATAATATATTCGCCTTGCGGATCTTCTGTTTTTCCTTCCATTCCACAAAGGTGACCGATGTTGTAGTTTACGTTGACTCTATCTTTGACTTCACAATTGAGATAATCCCATTTGACAACTTGGCTGTCAACATAGAGTGATGTATAGATCTCACCTTCAGTTTTCCATTTTGGTCCAAATTGGTTATGTAGTGGTCCTAAACCAAGTTCTGCTTGACAATGCATCGCTTTTTTCATATCGATAATTGGAATACCGTATGGATCTTTTCCAGCAAAGTCATGATTTTTCACAGCTTTCATAATCTTTTTAAAGTCATATACAGTTGCATGAGTATCAAGCTTTCCACACACAACAATATATCGACCATCTGGGCTCACATCCACTCCGTGTGGAGATTTTGGCTCTGGAATCAAGAAAAGACAATCATTTTTTACCGCTACTTCGATAGGAATAACTTTATGTCCATTGATAATTTTTACATTTTTTGGATCTTTTGCAAGCTCAGCTAGTTTTCTCCAATTGTATACATGCAAGTAGTCTGTATCGTTTCGGCTACAACCAGCCTCAAATGGTGGAAGCCCTTTTTCAATACCTCCGGTATACATTTCAGAGTTGAATGAGTTGGTAAATCCCCATCCATAGCTTAGCTCTTTACCTGCATCGCTCAAATCTTGCATGTAAGGCGGCATTTCGATAGTAAAAGACTCTTCTGGAATAATTCGTCCATTTTCGTGATCAAATTTCCAAACAGTCACACCACCTCTATATACATCTGCATACTCTTCCATTGGGTGGTAGTTGTTATCAAATGGTGCTGCATATTGACACGCTTCCAAAATATATTCACTGTTTGGTGTAAAGAAAGCTCCACCATGGTCCGACTTAAAAACAGGGTTGACAACGATTTGCTTTGTTACAAAGTCTTTTAAGTCGATAACGGCAAGTCTTGGATTCGCTTTATCGTTAATGACAAGCCATTTTCCATCATATACACCATTCGTTTCTGAAAGCGCTGGATGGTGAGTGTCCCCCCATGTAATTTTTTTACCGTTTCTCCAACCCTCTTTCAATACCTTTTTCGTATCATCATCATATCCCCAGCCTTGCCAAGGCTCAGGTGTAAAAACACCGATAAATTTCAAAATCCGCATTGATGGTACACCATAAACCATTATCTGGCCAGATTGTCCACCGGAGCTAAATACAATATATTTATCCCTTCCACCTGATGGGGTATAGGTTTTAGCAGCTGCAAGAATATCATCTTGCGTCAGCCCACGCTCTTTCATAATCTTTTCTAGTTCACTTTGTGCAAGTGAAACGCTAGAAACCAGTCCTGCTGCCGCCACAAGGCTGATAAGCCTTTTCATGACTCGATACATTCGTTCCTCCTTTTTATTAGCGATTAACACTGGGTTAACATTAAATAATTATAGGAGCCATTACTTAAAAAGAAGCTTAATTTTTTAAAAATTTTATAAAAAAATGAAGTATTGATTATGAGTTGTACAGGATTCGTTTAAGGTTTGCGTGGCAAATTTGTGACTTTTTGTCAATTAAAACAGACGATAGCTACGATTTTTTTTAAAGGCCAAAAAATTTTTTTGTTGTTCATCAAGATTAAAACTTAAAATTTATCATTATATTTTAGAGAGAAACAGGTACACTTTTTATTGGCTCTTTTCGAAGAATCAAAGGGCTCATTATTAAAATTTGTAAAAAAGCAAAAAATACAAAGTTATTTAATTTTTATTCAAACCAATTGAGCTTATCTCGAAGTTCGACCACTTTTCCGACTACAATAAGTGCAGGGGTAGGAAGATTTTTTGCTTTTTCGTAGATATTTTCCAGCGTACCAATTACAGTTTTCTGCTCTGGAGTGGTTCCTTTGGAGATCACTGCTACCGGAAAATCCTTCGGTTTTCCTATTTCAATCAATTTTTGCGCAATATTTTGAAGATTATGCAATCCCATTAAAAAGACAATCGTATCGTCTGTTTTAAAATTTTCCCATGGAATCTGACTCGTTTCTTTATTTGGCGCTTCATGGCCTGTAACGACCCGAAAACTCACACTGATACCTCTATGCGTTACTGGAATGCCGGCATACGCTGGTACACTGATAGAAGAGGTTATTCCTGGAATAATCTCAAATTGGATCCCTCGCTCTCGAAGGTAGGCACCCTCTTCGCCTCCTCTGCCAAAAACAAAAGGATCACCACCTTTGAGTCGGACCACCACATCAGCCCGTAAAGCGCTTTGGTAAATCACCTCATTGATCTGATCTTGGGGCAAAATATGCTTTCCATCCTCTTTCCCCACATAGATAAATTCGCATCCATCTTTTGCCATTTTCAGAATTTCGGGATTAGCCAGTCTGTCATAGATGATGATATCCGCTTCTTTGATAACTCTTGCAGCCTTCAGTGTTAACAGTTCAACATCACCTGGACCTGCTCCAGTTAGATAGACCTTCCCCATTCTACGCCTTTTTTTCTTTATTGTAGCGCCTCTTTTGGCCTATTTCCTTGCTTCATATCAAAAATAAAAATCCCCGATGGTTTTGGCACGGCTACTTCAAAAGCCTCTTTCCAATTCTTGATATCCATCCCAATCACTTTGCTCAGGCCGTTATTGGAAACATATAAGAGTGGTTCTTCCTTGCTCCATCGCACATGCAACACCATGCCTCCAAAATCAAACCGTTTGATGACCTGTAAGCTTTTCGTATCAACAATCTGTACAATCGGGAACTTTTTCCCGCTGAAAGTCACAGCCAGATATCGTCTATCAGGACTCAGTGAAGTAAAAACAGGATTCCCTTCTACTTCAATCGCTTTGAGAAAATGGAAGTTTTGATCAAATACAAAAACCTTATTGTCACCCACAGCCGGTATAAAAAACTTATCTTTCATAATAGACCAAAAGCCAAAATGAGGCACCTTTAGAACCATCGTTCTTTTTTCCAGTTTCAAAGGAACTTGCTTATATTCAAACGTATCAAGATTTAAAACACCAACAAACGGTGAATTGAAAAACCCTACTACATAAAGATTTTTATTAATCATCGCATCAAAGGGCATTTCACCTGCATTTCTTATGATTTTTACTTTTTCAAAATGGATTTTTTTCTCATACATCGGTGTGCCATCCGGTTTGATGCAACGAAGCGGAATTTTTTCAACAATCTTTTTCATAACCCATATTGCATCACTATCCATTGCGGCAAAAACAAGATAATCTTTATAGGTTTTGATTCCCACATTTCTTGAACCAGTATCGATAGTTTGAAGATGTCGAAGATTTCTATCATAGATTTCTACTGTTTTGTTTGCATAGTTTGCTACGGCTATAAAATCTTTTGCCAATGTAAAGCCGATAGCGCTTTTACTTGCCTGAACTTCAGCAATCTTTTTTTCATGAATTGGATCAAATTTGATCAAATATCCATCCCTTGTAATGACATAACCATCATTTTCAATAAATTTCACTACAGCGTGATTGAAATTGTGCAAGTTTTTTATCTCATTTTTTAGCTTATGATTCTCTATCACAGCCAGTGCACTGTTTTCACGCTCGACAACAAACACTTTTTCATGAGCAAAAACCGTTAACACTATACATAAAAAAGCTACAATTATTTTCATACTTTATCCTTTGGAACTGGGAAATAGGAATTAGGAATTAGAATAAGAAAGATATTGACTAAATCAAGCGAAACAATTGTAAATTTTAGTGAAGAAAAAGCGTTAAAAAAAGTGGATTTTACCCATAGGGCAGCGTAGCTGTTTGCACTTTTTAGCTTTTTTGTAGCGTTATAAAATTTACACTCTTGTTGAGCGTATTTAGTTACTGCCTTAACAATACTCATTCCTTATTCCTATTTTACATAACAGCTTGGATCTTCCGCCCACAGATCACCATGAATCGCCCATGCTCTTGGGCGGCTTCCCCCATTGCAAATCTCTATCCATTCACAATCTTGGCACTTTCCGCTGATCCCTCGTGGAAACTGACGAAGCTTTTGCAAAAGTGGATTTCCATCATCTAGCCATATCGTATCAAAAGGTTTTTCAAAGATGTTGCCAACTGTTTCAGGGAAAAATGGATCCGGTTTTACATTTCCTTCACTGTCGATATTGACCAGATTCCTCCCTGCACTGTTACCACCCCATTGAAGCAGTCTTTGCATGAGTCTTTTTGCAGCATCAGCATCCCTTTTTTCCAAAGTCTGCAAAAGCATGACCGCATCCATCTCCATATTTCCTGTTACAATATCGATATTTTGCCCACTCTCATAATATTCAAACGCTTTTTGAATAATATATTCTACTGCCTTTTTTCTTTGCTCTTTTGTCAGATCCATTTTGAGATTATCCAATCCCCTGCCACTATAGACCAAATGGGAGATATACACCTTGTCAATCCCTTTCGTCTCAGCCAGCTCAAAAATATGTTCAAGTGCATCAACTGTCTCTTTTGTGATAGTAAAACGGATCCCTACTCTCCCACCATGCTCATGAATGAGATCGATCGCTTTGAGGCTCATTGTATAACTTCCCTCAAGTCCTCTAAATCTGTCATGAATAGCCTGTGTTCCGTCGATACTGATACCGATATATGAAAATGTATCGATGATACGCTTTACATTGGAATGGTGGATATAAAGTCCGTTAGTAGAAAGATAGGTTGCAATTCCCTCTTCTCTCATTTTTTCAGCTATATCAAAAATGTCTTTTCTTGTTAACGGCTCACCACCGCTAAATATTACAAATTTCACGCCCGCCTTTTTAAGCTGGGGAATCGTCTGCATGATCTTTTGGGTAGTTAGATGGTCTTGCGATTCAAGTCCGGCTTTTGAGTAACAGTGCAAGCAGCTTAGATTGCATCTGTTAGTGAAATTCCAGATCGCTATGGCACCATGCAAATAGCGCTGCGGAAGATCTTCAATAGAGGATTTGATCAAATTACTCAAACGAAACACTTTATTTATCCTTGAAACTTTTGATGTAATCGACAATGCATCGAAGCTCTTTAGGGCTTAGATGAAAGGCTGGCATCGCATTTCTTTTGTATCCCAAATATTTATAAGTATGCTCTGGATCTGTTATCTGTGCCATCATCTCTTCATCACTTCTTTGTTTCGCAATCTGGGCAAATGGCGGCCCAAAAGCCATGGCAGTTTGATGATGACATCCCCAGCACTTCTCTTTGAAGATGGAGAGCCCAAAAAGTCTTGGATAAAACTTTCTGTTTTTATTGATAAAGTTGTACTTCCCTACCGGAACATTTGCCTTATAATCCTTTAACTCTTTAAATGTATCCGTTTGCCATACAAGCAGATCCCCATTTGGTTCATAAATACTCAAATAGGCATATTTTCCATCTCCGCTAAATTCAGTATGGATATATCGTTTGTTTTTTCTCGGAACTATTTTTTTAATTGTATATTTTGCTTTATCCACAAGGATAAGCTGATCACTTCCATTATCAACCCACAAATAATCGCTTTGCGGATGGGTTTTGACAAAGAAACCGTCTCCGCCTACATTGATTTTTTTAACAAGCTTCCAGTCATACATTTGCCAAATCGTAATGTAAGGTTTTCTAAGATGCGGTGTAGCAAAGTAAAATTTTCCATCTTTATACCAATACGTTGCGCTAAATAGATGTGGCATTCCCTCGATTGGTGCTTGAAATACTTCTTTCAATGTTTTAATATCATAAACCCGAAGATCT
This region of Nitratiruptor sp. YY08-10 genomic DNA includes:
- a CDS encoding 4Fe-4S dicluster domain-containing protein; this encodes MNDKKRRDFVKQMVGLGVLGLAAAGTVWGGKELLQREESPLRPPGAMPEHQFLALCIKCGQCLQVCPYDSIMLEDVNGKAGVGTAYIDPDKRGCYLCKALPCILACPSGALDHSKADDVRKIHMGVAIIANESACLALYNKPVPESEKDLIYEHTKVLTPAERREKKVYDLPSPSEKRVLQTELLKKVEKYVGKQCTICADLCPYPEPSLAIGMVRKGAGYIPEIREKCVGCGACVELCPTDVLKIIPRKTYEEVYGKKA
- the nosZ gene encoding Sec-dependent nitrous-oxide reductase; this translates as MKRLISLVAAAGLVSSVSLAQSELEKIMKERGLTQDDILAAAKTYTPSGGRDKYIVFSSGGQSGQIMVYGVPSMRILKFIGVFTPEPWQGWGYDDDTKKVLKEGWRNGKKITWGDTHHPALSETNGVYDGKWLVINDKANPRLAVIDLKDFVTKQIVVNPVFKSDHGGAFFTPNSEYILEACQYAAPFDNNYHPMEEYADVYRGGVTVWKFDHENGRIIPEESFTIEMPPYMQDLSDAGKELSYGWGFTNSFNSEMYTGGIEKGLPPFEAGCSRNDTDYLHVYNWRKLAELAKDPKNVKIINGHKVIPIEVAVKNDCLFLIPEPKSPHGVDVSPDGRYIVVCGKLDTHATVYDFKKIMKAVKNHDFAGKDPYGIPIIDMKKAMHCQAELGLGPLHNQFGPKWKTEGEIYTSLYVDSQVVKWDYLNCEVKDRVNVNYNIGHLCGMEGKTEDPQGEYIIALNKLAIDRFNPIGPLHPQNHQLIDVSGKKMKLLYDMPVPLGEPHQAVAIRASKLHPEVRYPMGTNPFTGKVHRGKTLAGQEKIVRKGNHVYVYGTLVRSHINPEHVTVNKGDIVTFYLTNLERAEDETHGFTVDWYNVHASLEPGKTVAVTFKADQEGVFPYYCTEFCSALHLEMMGYLLVKDPNKVYKSVRKIKLKKMSKEELMKEYKKTVALNEATKKVIQSVVKFLKENHYEKFPVVKQLVEDAMDQFSKVPAEEKKAEEALKKGDIETAINFQYQAWQYLVKTADVGIRAKDLLVKKLATPMSEAAKRGEVAFAEGGCNGCHVIGKVSSGPDLVGVLQRHENGEKWVAEFIKNPSKFYNDPYVKTLIDYFNLRMPNQHMSDQQIKDIIEYLKWIDQNANLF
- the cobA gene encoding uroporphyrinogen-III C-methyltransferase yields the protein MGKVYLTGAGPGDVELLTLKAARVIKEADIIIYDRLANPEILKMAKDGCEFIYVGKEDGKHILPQDQINEVIYQSALRADVVVRLKGGDPFVFGRGGEEGAYLRERGIQFEIIPGITSSISVPAYAGIPVTHRGISVSFRVVTGHEAPNKETSQIPWENFKTDDTIVFLMGLHNLQNIAQKLIEIGKPKDFPVAVISKGTTPEQKTVIGTLENIYEKAKNLPTPALIVVGKVVELRDKLNWFE
- a CDS encoding radical SAM/SPASM domain-containing protein is translated as MFRLSNLIKSSIEDLPQRYLHGAIAIWNFTNRCNLSCLHCYSKAGLESQDHLTTQKIMQTIPQLKKAGVKFVIFSGGEPLTRKDIFDIAEKMREEGIATYLSTNGLYIHHSNVKRIIDTFSYIGISIDGTQAIHDRFRGLEGSYTMSLKAIDLIHEHGGRVGIRFTITKETVDALEHIFELAETKGIDKVYISHLVYSGRGLDNLKMDLTKEQRKKAVEYIIQKAFEYYESGQNIDIVTGNMEMDAVMLLQTLEKRDADAAKRLMQRLLQWGGNSAGRNLVNIDSEGNVKPDPFFPETVGNIFEKPFDTIWLDDGNPLLQKLRQFPRGISGKCQDCEWIEICNGGSRPRAWAIHGDLWAEDPSCYVK
- a CDS encoding c-type cytochrome; its protein translation is MIRHIIAAIAGALTVAAILYMANLDREVHRLQMIHEIIEKSKLEVPMNKKIQAASKQQQVKKKEENQEEAKLKVLKEKAGRLSAFEVSPLYRRNCASCHGINGEGAVGPKLIGKSKEYILQALHDFKTGKRKNYVMYGLLQKLDDAKLEELATEIASFAQKMNQSK
- a CDS encoding nitrous oxide reductase family maturation protein NosD produces the protein MKKMALLTLFGLMLQAGILQDAINKAKPGSRLDLPKGVYKGPIVIDKPLMLVGHDTVIDGGGEGTVVSIRSSNVILKKLTIRNSGNEHEKIDAGISVKDASFVQIDHCKIVNCLFGIDLQNVKNSEIIHNYITSKPFPLGIRGDGIRLWYSNDNVLKENHLYKSRDFVVWYSHGNKIVHNKGEYGRYSLHFMYAGRNFVENNIFKHNSVGIFFMYSKDTIAKNNIIMSSLGTTGIGIGLKDASNFTLQNNTILYCAKGLYIDRSPFEPGQINKIVGNEILYNSIGIHFHSLSTDNLITKNVFKGNMENVYDDSGQGRIHAVMNKWYENYWDDYQGFDQDGDGIGDVPYTLYYYADKLWLLNPNIRFFYGSPVISILNFLYKLAPFSEPIQLLTDPKPLMHEEGVS
- a CDS encoding NapH/MauN family ferredoxin-type protein, whose translation is MDRYNWSVREIIGAPLWSTLYYKTREGKIRPTWRFWRWLSVIIINLAFFLSYHIDIQFLEGTLTGSRLLGFHLIDPFSALEILAAEHHVHTNIIIGVSTIVAFYFFVGGKAFCGWVCPYGLLSEIGEYFHQKLVSKHIIKERKFNPRVRYIFWAIFLAAAAIDGYMVFEVINPVGILSRFIVYGWSLAIVWVLVILLIEIFYSRRAWCKYVCPIGTTYSFLGWASPMKVQWDMDKCDHCAACFIACPEEHVLERFKAKYDPERKEKGITKEFVKDGDCIMCARCFDVCHEDAYNFEFRLKNLV
- a CDS encoding cytochrome D1 domain-containing protein — translated: MKIIVAFLCIVLTVFAHEKVFVVERENSALAVIENHKLKNEIKNLHNFNHAVVKFIENDGYVITRDGYLIKFDPIHEKKIAEVQASKSAIGFTLAKDFIAVANYANKTVEIYDRNLRHLQTIDTGSRNVGIKTYKDYLVFAAMDSDAIWVMKKIVEKIPLRCIKPDGTPMYEKKIHFEKVKIIRNAGEMPFDAMINKNLYVVGFFNSPFVGVLNLDTFEYKQVPLKLEKRTMVLKVPHFGFWSIMKDKFFIPAVGDNKVFVFDQNFHFLKAIEVEGNPVFTSLSPDRRYLAVTFSGKKFPIVQIVDTKSLQVIKRFDFGGMVLHVRWSKEEPLLYVSNNGLSKVIGMDIKNWKEAFEVAVPKPSGIFIFDMKQGNRPKEALQ
- a CDS encoding cytochrome C, with amino-acid sequence MKKYQIYALIALAVLLYWFVIPAVLTHDVNYLAKQGKADKIPEIAYKVWDYYMKGRYVSPNTPPEALDKNKNPILKKMIEYNAEIGVASAPIWYVSLEAPNYPKDAFPEGIPVYYHFDGFSGDVHEMNTINHFIGMDPMERGAPYLRMMAPYVLVLLAFAYVLFILYDWKWLNYIMWIAVALPLIFLGFYAYWLYWFGHHMHDWGAFKIKPFMPTVFGDGKVAQFTTHSYPTIGFWLLLAISFFTLLAIISKNRYLKERNAS